A single genomic interval of Streptomyces sp. BA2 harbors:
- a CDS encoding DUF1772 domain-containing protein: MLDALEVITTVTVGVMVGVEFSVAFVINRILDALPEDSGQLGRAHGGRMLGAVMPVWYITSLALVAVWAIARWDHHGTGLVVTAGALLILSVIMSILLLVPINNRSKKWTPENRPADWKQQMNRWDRFHYVRVAVIIAAFALLVAALT, translated from the coding sequence ATGCTCGACGCACTTGAGGTCATCACCACCGTCACCGTCGGCGTGATGGTGGGGGTGGAGTTCTCCGTCGCCTTCGTCATCAACCGGATCCTCGACGCGCTCCCCGAGGACAGCGGCCAACTCGGCCGCGCCCACGGGGGCAGGATGCTCGGCGCCGTGATGCCGGTCTGGTACATCACCTCGCTCGCCCTCGTCGCGGTCTGGGCCATCGCCAGATGGGACCACCACGGCACCGGCCTCGTCGTCACCGCCGGCGCGCTGCTGATCCTCAGCGTGATCATGTCGATCCTGCTGCTCGTCCCGATCAACAACCGCAGCAAGAAGTGGACGCCTGAGAACCGGCCCGCCGACTGGAAGCAGCAGATGAACCGCTGGGACCGCTTCCACTACGTCCGCGTCGCCGTCATCATCGCCGCCTTCGCCCTGCTGGTCGCCGCCCTCACCTGA
- a CDS encoding DUF397 domain-containing protein, with the protein MTRKPSAGDDAQLEWFKSSYSSSSEADSCVEVAWRKSSYSDSSAPNDCVEIAPTPRTIHVRDSKNTRGPQLAFANSTWAEFLTYATASAHPA; encoded by the coding sequence ATGACCCGCAAGCCCTCTGCCGGAGACGATGCCCAGCTGGAGTGGTTCAAGAGCAGCTACAGCAGCAGCAGTGAGGCTGACTCCTGCGTAGAGGTGGCCTGGCGGAAGAGCAGCTACAGCGACAGCAGTGCGCCCAACGACTGCGTCGAAATCGCCCCCACCCCCCGCACCATCCACGTACGCGACTCCAAGAACACCCGCGGCCCCCAACTCGCCTTCGCAAACAGCACCTGGGCCGAATTCCTCACCTACGCGACCGCATCCGCGCACCCCGCCTGA
- a CDS encoding APC family permease: MTQLDVRPQAGDTVSGAPDGGVRAKGLGGNSVGLMGSAVIGISTVAPVYCLTSTLGSTAGEVGLAMPAVFLAGFLPMLLVAFAYRELNKAMPDCGTSFTWTVKAFGPRIGWMCGWGLVIATIIVLSNLAGVATSYFWLLAGEITSSDSVAALDDNKAVHIVTCLALIAAATAISYRGMTATKGVQYALVGLQLVVLAVFVVMAFQKAGSAEFPLSQDFSWSWLNPFAVKSFSSFTAGLSLAIFIYWGWDACLAANEETTGSDKTPGRAALIAMVVLVGSYLATAVAAQMVVGAGTKGLGLANPDTSDNVFAVLAGPVMGPTLGVLLFVAVLASAAASLQTTFIPVARTVLAMSSYEALPPSFARVHPRFKTPGRATVTAGVATAVFYTVMTLVSEHVLVDTIYALGLMICFYYALTAFACTWYFRRELFNSVRDFVFKALLPVLGGILLTGVFTKTLIDMWNPAYGSGSSVFGVGSVFVIGVGLLLLGVVIMLVMGRKSPAFFRGEILKRDTPALVVAD, translated from the coding sequence ATGACCCAGTTGGACGTACGGCCCCAGGCCGGAGACACGGTAAGCGGCGCCCCCGACGGGGGCGTACGCGCCAAAGGGCTCGGCGGTAACTCCGTCGGCCTCATGGGCAGCGCCGTCATCGGCATCTCCACCGTCGCCCCCGTCTACTGCCTGACGTCGACCCTCGGCTCCACGGCCGGCGAGGTCGGCCTGGCCATGCCCGCGGTCTTCCTCGCGGGCTTCCTGCCGATGCTCCTGGTGGCCTTCGCCTACCGCGAGCTCAACAAGGCCATGCCGGACTGCGGCACCTCCTTCACCTGGACGGTCAAGGCCTTCGGGCCGCGGATCGGCTGGATGTGCGGCTGGGGCCTCGTCATCGCCACGATCATCGTCCTGTCGAACCTGGCAGGCGTGGCGACCTCGTACTTCTGGCTCCTGGCGGGCGAGATCACGAGCAGCGACTCGGTGGCGGCCCTCGACGACAACAAGGCCGTCCACATCGTCACGTGCCTGGCCCTGATCGCCGCGGCGACGGCGATCAGCTATCGGGGGATGACGGCGACCAAGGGCGTGCAGTACGCGCTGGTGGGGCTTCAGCTGGTCGTCCTCGCGGTCTTCGTGGTGATGGCCTTCCAGAAGGCGGGCAGTGCGGAGTTCCCCCTCTCGCAGGACTTCTCCTGGTCGTGGCTGAATCCGTTCGCGGTGAAGTCGTTCTCCTCCTTCACGGCGGGCCTCTCGCTCGCGATCTTCATCTACTGGGGCTGGGACGCATGCCTGGCCGCCAATGAGGAGACGACCGGCAGCGACAAGACCCCCGGCCGCGCCGCGCTCATCGCGATGGTGGTCCTCGTCGGCTCCTACCTCGCGACGGCCGTCGCCGCGCAGATGGTGGTGGGCGCGGGCACCAAGGGCCTCGGCCTCGCCAACCCCGACACCTCCGACAACGTCTTCGCCGTCCTCGCGGGCCCCGTGATGGGCCCGACCCTCGGCGTCCTGCTCTTCGTCGCGGTCCTCGCGTCGGCCGCCGCGAGCCTGCAGACGACGTTCATCCCGGTGGCCCGCACGGTCCTCGCCATGTCCTCGTACGAGGCGCTCCCGCCGTCGTTCGCACGCGTCCACCCGCGCTTCAAGACGCCGGGCCGCGCGACGGTCACGGCAGGCGTCGCGACCGCGGTCTTCTACACGGTCATGACGCTGGTCTCCGAGCACGTCCTGGTCGACACGATCTACGCGCTCGGCCTCATGATCTGCTTCTACTACGCGCTGACGGCCTTCGCCTGCACCTGGTACTTCCGCCGGGAGCTCTTCAACTCGGTCAGGGACTTCGTCTTCAAGGCCCTGCTGCCGGTCCTCGGCGGCATCCTCCTGACCGGCGTCTTCACCAAGACCCTGATCGACATGTGGAACCCCGCCTACGGCAGCGGCTCCTCCGTCTTCGGCGTCGGCTCGGTCTTCGTGATCGGCGTGGGCCTGCTGCTGCTCGGCGTGGTGATCATGCTGGTGATGGGCCGCAAGAGCCCGGCGTTCTTCCGGGGCGAGATCCTGAAGAGGGACACGCCTGCGCTGGTCGTCGCGGACTGA
- a CDS encoding bifunctional FO biosynthesis protein CofGH yields MTNSAPQDKAPQGPTPAPARPTANAMRRALKRARDGVALDTAEAAVLLQARGDDLEDLAASAARVRDAGLAAAGRPGVITYSKSVFIPLTRLCRDKCHYCTFATVPGKLRRAGHGMFMSPDEVLDIARRGAELGCKEALITLGDKPEDRWPEAREWLEAEGYDDTIAYVRAISIRILEETGLLPHLNPGVMTWTDFQRLKPVAPSMGMMLETTSERLWSEPGQPHYGSPDKEPAVRLRVLEDAGRSSVPFTSGLLIGIGETYEERADSLFALRRVSRSYHGIQELIIQNFRAKPDTAMRGMPDAELDDLVATVAVARHIMGPSGCLQAPPNLVDGEYKRLIGAGIDDWGGVSPVTIDHVNPEKPWPQLDELAEQSAAAGFRLEERLCVYPEFVQRGEPWLDPRLLPHVRALADPETGLARPDAVVEGHPWQEPDEGYVAASGRTDLHRTIDTTGRTSDRRDDFDEVYGDWEALREQAAPGMVPSRIDGDVRAALKTAADDPTLLTDEQALALLHADGPALDALCGVADDLRKSVVGDDVTYIVTRNINFTNVCYTGCRFCAFAQRRTDADAYTLSLDQVADRAQQAWEVGATEVCMQGGIHPDLPGSAYFDIARAVKERVPGMHVHAFSPMEVVNGATRTGLSIRDWLSAAKEAGLDSIPGTAAEILDDEVRWILTKGKLPTATWIEVVKTAHELGIRSSSTMMYGHVDQPRHWLGHFRTLAGMQQDALAKGVEGFTEFVTLPFIHTNAPVYLAGIARPGPTTRDNRAVMAMARLLLHPYIPNIQTSWVKLGTEGAAEMLRSGANDLGGTLMEETISRMAGSSYGSYRSVKDLIAIAEEAGRPAKPRTTLYGEVPVERQEAAAASDGHLPELLPVLD; encoded by the coding sequence ATGACCAACAGCGCGCCGCAGGACAAAGCACCCCAGGGGCCGACCCCCGCGCCGGCACGACCTACCGCGAACGCCATGCGTCGCGCGCTCAAACGCGCCAGGGACGGCGTCGCGCTCGACACCGCCGAAGCCGCCGTGCTGCTCCAGGCGCGCGGCGACGACCTGGAGGACCTCGCCGCGTCCGCCGCGCGGGTGCGCGACGCGGGCCTCGCGGCGGCGGGGCGGCCCGGAGTCATCACGTACTCGAAGAGTGTCTTCATCCCGCTGACCCGGCTGTGCCGCGACAAGTGCCACTACTGCACGTTCGCGACCGTCCCCGGCAAGCTGCGGCGCGCGGGCCACGGGATGTTCATGTCCCCGGACGAGGTCCTCGACATCGCGCGGCGCGGCGCCGAACTGGGCTGCAAGGAGGCCCTGATCACCCTCGGGGACAAGCCCGAGGACCGCTGGCCCGAGGCGCGGGAGTGGCTGGAGGCGGAGGGGTACGACGACACGATCGCGTACGTCCGTGCCATCTCGATCCGCATCCTGGAGGAGACGGGTCTGCTGCCGCACCTCAACCCCGGCGTCATGACCTGGACGGACTTCCAGCGGCTCAAGCCCGTCGCGCCCAGCATGGGGATGATGCTGGAGACCACCTCGGAGCGGTTGTGGTCCGAGCCAGGGCAGCCGCACTACGGCTCGCCCGACAAGGAACCGGCCGTCCGGCTGCGGGTGTTGGAGGACGCGGGGCGCTCGTCCGTGCCCTTCACGAGCGGACTGCTCATCGGGATCGGGGAGACGTACGAGGAGCGCGCGGATTCGCTGTTCGCGCTGCGCCGCGTGTCGCGTTCGTACCACGGCATCCAGGAACTGATCATCCAGAACTTCCGCGCCAAGCCGGACACGGCGATGCGCGGCATGCCGGACGCCGAGCTCGACGACCTGGTCGCGACGGTCGCCGTGGCCCGGCACATCATGGGCCCTTCGGGCTGTCTCCAGGCGCCGCCCAATCTCGTCGACGGCGAGTACAAGCGCCTCATCGGCGCGGGCATCGACGACTGGGGCGGCGTCTCGCCCGTCACGATCGACCATGTGAACCCCGAGAAGCCCTGGCCGCAGCTCGACGAGCTGGCCGAGCAGTCGGCAGCGGCGGGCTTCCGCCTTGAGGAACGGCTGTGCGTCTACCCGGAGTTCGTGCAGCGCGGCGAGCCGTGGCTCGACCCGCGGCTCCTCCCGCACGTGCGGGCGCTCGCCGACCCGGAGACGGGCCTGGCGCGTCCGGACGCGGTCGTGGAGGGCCACCCGTGGCAGGAGCCCGACGAGGGGTACGTCGCCGCCTCCGGCCGCACGGACCTGCACCGCACGATCGACACGACGGGGCGTACGTCCGACCGCCGCGACGACTTCGACGAGGTGTACGGAGACTGGGAGGCCCTGCGTGAGCAGGCCGCGCCCGGCATGGTCCCCTCGCGCATCGACGGCGACGTACGGGCCGCTTTGAAGACGGCGGCCGACGACCCGACGCTCCTGACGGACGAGCAGGCGCTGGCCCTGCTGCACGCGGACGGGCCCGCGCTCGACGCGCTCTGCGGAGTCGCGGACGACCTGCGCAAGTCCGTGGTCGGCGACGACGTCACGTACATCGTCACGCGCAACATCAACTTCACGAACGTCTGTTACACCGGCTGCCGCTTCTGCGCCTTCGCCCAGCGCCGCACGGACGCGGACGCGTACACGCTCTCCCTCGACCAGGTCGCGGACCGGGCCCAGCAGGCGTGGGAGGTCGGTGCCACCGAGGTGTGCATGCAGGGCGGCATCCACCCGGACCTGCCCGGCAGCGCGTACTTCGACATCGCGCGGGCCGTGAAGGAGCGCGTGCCGGGCATGCACGTGCACGCCTTCTCACCGATGGAGGTCGTGAACGGCGCGACGCGCACGGGCCTTTCGATACGGGACTGGCTGAGCGCCGCGAAGGAGGCGGGCCTGGACTCGATCCCGGGCACGGCGGCGGAGATCCTCGACGACGAGGTGCGCTGGATCCTGACGAAGGGCAAGCTGCCCACGGCGACGTGGATCGAGGTCGTGAAGACGGCCCACGAGCTGGGCATCCGCTCCTCGTCCACGATGATGTACGGGCATGTGGACCAGCCGAGGCACTGGCTCGGGCACTTCCGCACGCTCGCCGGGATGCAACAGGACGCGCTGGCCAAGGGAGTTGAGGGCTTCACGGAGTTCGTGACGCTGCCCTTCATCCACACGAACGCGCCGGTGTACCTGGCGGGCATCGCCCGCCCGGGGCCGACGACCCGCGACAACCGCGCGGTGATGGCGATGGCGCGGCTTCTGCTCCACCCGTACATCCCGAACATCCAGACCAGCTGGGTGAAGCTGGGCACGGAGGGCGCGGCGGAGATGCTGCGCTCGGGCGCGAACGACCTGGGCGGCACGCTGATGGAGGAGACCATCTCCCGGATGGCGGGCTCCAGTTACGGCTCGTACCGCTCCGTGAAGGATCTGATCGCGATCGCGGAGGAGGCGGGGCGGCCCGCGAAGCCGCGGACGACGCTGTACGGCGAGGTGCCGGTGGAGCGCCAGGAGGCGGCCGCCGCGTCGGACGGCCACCTCCCGGAGCTGCTACCCGTACTGGACTGA
- a CDS encoding FG-GAP-like repeat-containing protein, which produces MRRSLIAAVAVTALATPFAVVATAGSAAAAPAAASKPVTDFNHDGYADLAVSAYHGAVNGKAGAGYVSIVYGSPSGADTAHAKQINRTTAGIPGDPEEGGGFGASTEAADLDGDGYTDLTVNNGSTDAVIWGSANGLTQGSALPGENVQLKAGDFNGDGKTDLVANSLFTMEVRYGPFTRDGKPASTSSVENGDDGPQDLMVGDVTGDGADDLVTGHAMEEMQHSSRLWKGTKDGLSKTSTPTNKFTTNGVIADVDKDGYGDLVAREVDEVSEMQVYDAGAVRVVYGSASGFSTRTAKITQDTAGVPGVGEQGDPDLNDRGDQFGYSISAGDVTGDGYPDIAVGLPGEDVDSAGDTGAVVLLKGGANGLTGTGAQAFNQSTAAVPGVSESGDNFGTEVKLADVNKDGRADLTVGTPLEDGTTKDSGAAWLFRGATSGLTTTGITSFSPSSLGTPEAGARFGGELS; this is translated from the coding sequence GTGCGACGCTCACTCATAGCCGCCGTCGCGGTGACCGCGCTCGCGACCCCGTTCGCCGTCGTGGCCACCGCGGGTTCCGCCGCCGCCGCGCCCGCCGCGGCGAGCAAGCCCGTGACCGACTTCAACCATGACGGATACGCAGACCTCGCCGTCTCCGCGTACCACGGCGCCGTGAACGGCAAGGCCGGCGCGGGCTACGTGTCCATCGTGTACGGATCGCCCTCGGGCGCCGACACCGCGCACGCCAAGCAGATCAACCGCACCACCGCAGGCATACCCGGCGACCCCGAGGAGGGCGGCGGCTTCGGTGCGAGCACCGAGGCGGCCGACCTCGACGGCGACGGATACACCGACCTCACCGTGAACAACGGCAGCACCGACGCCGTGATCTGGGGCTCCGCGAACGGCCTGACCCAGGGCAGCGCGCTGCCGGGCGAGAACGTGCAGCTGAAGGCAGGCGACTTCAACGGCGACGGCAAGACCGACCTCGTCGCCAACTCCTTGTTCACCATGGAGGTGCGCTACGGCCCCTTCACCCGCGACGGGAAGCCCGCCTCCACCTCCTCCGTCGAGAACGGCGACGACGGCCCCCAGGACCTCATGGTGGGCGACGTGACCGGCGACGGCGCCGACGACCTCGTCACCGGCCACGCCATGGAGGAGATGCAGCACTCCTCGCGCCTGTGGAAGGGCACCAAGGACGGCCTCTCCAAGACGTCGACGCCGACGAACAAGTTCACGACGAACGGCGTCATCGCCGACGTGGACAAGGACGGGTACGGCGACCTCGTGGCCCGCGAGGTCGACGAGGTCTCCGAGATGCAGGTCTACGACGCGGGCGCCGTCCGGGTCGTCTACGGCTCCGCGTCCGGCTTCTCCACCCGCACCGCGAAGATCACCCAGGACACCGCGGGCGTACCCGGCGTGGGCGAGCAGGGCGACCCCGACCTGAACGACCGGGGCGACCAGTTCGGCTACTCGATCTCCGCCGGTGACGTCACCGGTGACGGCTACCCGGACATCGCGGTCGGCCTGCCCGGCGAGGACGTCGACTCCGCCGGGGACACCGGCGCCGTCGTCCTCCTCAAGGGCGGCGCGAACGGCCTGACCGGCACCGGCGCCCAGGCCTTCAACCAGTCCACCGCGGCCGTCCCCGGCGTCTCGGAGTCGGGCGACAACTTCGGCACCGAGGTCAAGCTCGCCGACGTGAACAAGGACGGCCGTGCCGACCTGACCGTGGGCACCCCGCTGGAGGACGGGACGACCAAGGACTCGGGCGCCGCCTGGCTGTTCCGCGGCGCCACGTCGGGCCTCACCACGACCGGCATCACGTCGTTCAGCCCGTCCTCGCTCGGCACCCCGGAGGCGGGCGCCCGCTTCGGCGGCGAGCTCTCCTGA
- a CDS encoding DUF4267 domain-containing protein yields MPLKKINTVLAAAFILFILWFGTEFILSPETTAPGFGLPNWPSGDGGGFLIIKGIRDVVLALVLAILLVTGHRRALGWALLVEAFAAYGDMTTVLAHHGSVATALGIHGLTATLMVVNGLLIMRETRKPAAAPAAPTPQPA; encoded by the coding sequence ATGCCTCTGAAGAAGATCAACACCGTCCTGGCCGCCGCCTTCATCCTCTTCATCCTCTGGTTCGGGACGGAGTTCATCCTGAGCCCGGAGACGACGGCGCCGGGCTTCGGCCTGCCGAACTGGCCGTCCGGCGACGGCGGCGGCTTCCTGATCATCAAGGGAATCCGCGACGTCGTCCTGGCCCTGGTCCTGGCCATCCTGCTGGTGACGGGCCACCGCCGGGCGCTGGGCTGGGCGCTGCTGGTGGAGGCCTTCGCCGCGTACGGCGACATGACCACCGTGCTGGCCCACCACGGCTCCGTGGCCACCGCGCTCGGCATCCACGGCCTGACCGCGACACTGATGGTGGTCAACGGCCTGCTGATAATGCGCGAAACCCGCAAGCCCGCGGCCGCTCCGGCAGCGCCCACCCCGCAGCCCGCCTGA
- a CDS encoding TIGR03619 family F420-dependent LLM class oxidoreductase produces the protein MRVAATLYLTDRTITPIRLAQELEQRGFAALYLPEHSHIPVSRETPYPGGELPPECARMLNPFVALAQAAAVTERVGLGTNITLVGQHDPIDLAKQIATLDHLSGGRFTLGIGYGWNKEEAADHGVEWRTRRALVRDRMAVMRALWAEQPSAYEGEFGSVRASDAHPKPVRAPRPRPREEGPLHGPRTLIGGAAGPKLFAQIAEYADGWLPIGGGGLREALPALRAAWADAGRDPADLYVALSAVEPTEGKLAHYAELGVDEVIVQLPASGEADVLRALDGFQRYVHLTPASGDRH, from the coding sequence ATGCGAGTTGCCGCCACCCTCTACCTCACCGACCGGACCATCACCCCGATACGCCTGGCCCAGGAGCTGGAGCAGCGAGGCTTCGCGGCGCTCTACCTCCCCGAGCACTCCCACATCCCCGTCTCGCGCGAGACCCCGTACCCCGGTGGTGAACTCCCGCCCGAGTGCGCCCGCATGCTCAACCCCTTCGTCGCCCTCGCGCAGGCCGCCGCCGTCACGGAGCGGGTCGGGCTCGGCACGAACATCACGCTCGTCGGGCAGCACGACCCCATCGACCTGGCCAAGCAGATCGCGACCCTGGACCATCTCTCCGGCGGCCGTTTCACCCTCGGCATCGGCTACGGCTGGAACAAGGAGGAGGCCGCCGACCACGGCGTCGAGTGGCGCACGCGGCGCGCGCTCGTGCGGGACCGGATGGCGGTCATGCGAGCCCTGTGGGCCGAGCAACCATCAGCGTACGAAGGGGAGTTCGGGAGTGTGCGCGCCAGCGACGCGCACCCGAAGCCGGTGCGCGCGCCACGCCCGCGCCCCCGCGAGGAAGGCCCCCTGCACGGGCCCCGCACGCTCATCGGCGGAGCCGCGGGCCCCAAGCTCTTCGCGCAGATCGCGGAGTACGCCGACGGCTGGCTGCCCATCGGCGGCGGCGGTCTGCGCGAGGCCCTCCCCGCCCTGCGCGCCGCCTGGGCCGACGCGGGCCGGGACCCCGCCGACCTGTACGTGGCGCTCTCGGCCGTGGAGCCGACCGAGGGCAAGCTCGCCCACTACGCGGAACTCGGCGTGGACGAGGTGATCGTGCAGCTTCCGGCGAGCGGAGAGGCGGATGTGCTGCGCGCGCTGGATGGGTTCCAGCGATACGTGCACCTCACACCTGCCTCCGGTGACCGGCACTGA
- a CDS encoding CehA/McbA family metallohydrolase, which produces MCEDEHHRARPANTPLNRRGLLVTGAAAALTLNSVSFASAAGRESGSDDETKVVRGTLPTGSPDFVYLPVEVPDGVREIHVAYTYEKVTVPAGTPGNALDIGIFDQRGTALGGKGFRGWSGGARTEFFIRADDATPGYIPGPVKAGTWNIALGPYTVAPQGLPYEVTITLKYGAPGKTPRPVYPPERAKGRGRAWYRGDCHLHSWYSDGRRTPAEIAALARAAGLDFINSSEHNTHSAHAHWADEAGDDLLIMLGEEVTTRNGHLVALGTDPGTFIDWRYRARDNRFGKYAREIRDAGGLVVPAHPHATCIGCNWKFGFGEADAVEVWNGAYTPDDEVSLADWDSTLVAAVRGRKPWIPAMGNSDAHRDPDPIGTPQTVVLADDLTREAIQAGIRAGHSYVAETKDVTLKFTATGGRGKQAGIGERLYVEQDAPVTIRLDVTGAPGCTIRFVTDQGVLFTSPALPASGTGTAEWRTTPSYAAYVRAEIRHAPVTPGLPGPLRAFTNPVFLGRS; this is translated from the coding sequence ATGTGCGAGGACGAACACCACCGGGCCAGACCCGCCAACACACCCCTGAACCGGCGCGGTCTGCTCGTGACGGGAGCAGCCGCCGCGCTTACGTTGAACAGCGTGAGCTTCGCGAGCGCCGCAGGGCGTGAATCCGGAAGTGACGACGAGACCAAGGTGGTGCGCGGCACGCTGCCCACCGGGTCGCCCGACTTCGTGTACCTCCCGGTCGAAGTCCCCGACGGCGTACGGGAGATCCACGTCGCGTACACCTACGAGAAGGTAACGGTCCCGGCGGGCACGCCGGGCAACGCGCTCGACATCGGCATCTTCGACCAGCGCGGGACGGCCCTCGGCGGCAAGGGATTCCGGGGCTGGTCCGGCGGCGCGCGCACGGAGTTCTTCATCCGCGCCGACGACGCGACCCCCGGCTACATCCCGGGCCCCGTCAAGGCGGGCACCTGGAACATCGCGCTCGGCCCCTACACCGTCGCACCCCAGGGCCTCCCCTACGAGGTCACGATCACCCTCAAGTACGGGGCACCCGGCAAGACGCCGAGGCCCGTCTACCCGCCGGAGCGGGCGAAGGGGCGGGGCCGCGCCTGGTACCGCGGCGACTGCCACCTGCATTCCTGGTACTCGGACGGCAGGCGCACCCCGGCCGAGATCGCGGCCCTCGCGCGCGCGGCCGGCCTCGACTTCATCAACTCCTCCGAGCACAACACGCACTCCGCGCACGCCCATTGGGCCGACGAGGCGGGCGACGACCTCCTCATCATGCTGGGCGAGGAGGTCACCACCCGTAACGGCCACCTGGTCGCCCTCGGCACGGACCCCGGCACGTTCATCGACTGGCGCTACCGCGCCCGCGACAACCGCTTCGGCAAGTACGCCCGCGAGATCCGCGACGCGGGCGGTCTCGTCGTCCCCGCCCATCCGCACGCCACCTGCATCGGCTGCAACTGGAAGTTCGGCTTCGGGGAAGCGGACGCTGTGGAGGTGTGGAACGGCGCGTACACCCCGGACGACGAGGTGTCGCTTGCCGACTGGGACAGCACCCTGGTCGCGGCCGTCCGCGGCCGCAAGCCCTGGATCCCGGCCATGGGCAACAGCGACGCCCACCGCGACCCCGACCCCATCGGTACCCCGCAGACGGTGGTCCTCGCGGACGACCTGACCCGCGAGGCCATCCAGGCGGGCATCCGGGCAGGCCACAGCTACGTCGCCGAGACCAAGGACGTCACGCTCAAGTTCACCGCCACCGGCGGCAGGGGCAAGCAGGCGGGCATCGGCGAGCGCCTCTACGTCGAGCAGGACGCCCCGGTGACGATCCGCCTGGACGTCACGGGCGCCCCCGGCTGCACGATCCGCTTCGTCACGGACCAGGGCGTCCTCTTCACCAGCCCCGCCCTGCCCGCCTCCGGGACAGGCACGGCGGAATGGCGCACAACGCCGTCGTACGCCGCATACGTACGGGCCGAGATCCGCCACGCCCCGGTGACACCGGGCCTCCCGGGCCCACTGAGGGCCTTCACGAACCCGGTGTTCCTGGGCCGGAGCTAA
- a CDS encoding TetR/AcrR family transcriptional regulator has protein sequence MSVQERKQRERAERERLIVATARELAEQQGWDAVTTRRLAERIEYSQPVLYSHFRGKREIIGAVALEGATEMAVAVRAAAAAANSPRERVAALARAYLDFAARNPAVYDALFQLDGGLAFAHEDTPEPLKDAFAALLESLGEVAGDGVDPGLFTETFWASLHGLATLTRAGRLPPEYIEPRVELLVDRLAMV, from the coding sequence ATGTCGGTACAGGAACGCAAGCAGCGCGAACGGGCGGAGCGCGAGCGCCTCATCGTGGCGACCGCCCGCGAACTCGCCGAGCAGCAGGGCTGGGACGCGGTCACCACCCGTCGGCTCGCCGAGCGCATCGAGTACAGCCAGCCCGTCCTCTACAGCCACTTCCGCGGCAAACGCGAGATCATCGGCGCCGTCGCCCTCGAAGGCGCCACGGAGATGGCCGTGGCGGTGCGGGCCGCGGCAGCCGCCGCGAACAGCCCCCGCGAGCGCGTCGCCGCCCTCGCCCGCGCCTACCTCGACTTCGCCGCCCGCAACCCAGCGGTCTACGACGCCTTGTTCCAGCTCGACGGCGGCCTGGCCTTCGCGCACGAGGACACCCCGGAGCCGCTGAAGGACGCCTTCGCCGCGCTGCTGGAGAGCTTGGGCGAGGTCGCCGGGGACGGCGTCGACCCGGGGCTGTTCACCGAGACGTTCTGGGCGTCCCTGCACGGCCTTGCGACCCTGACCCGGGCCGGACGGCTGCCGCCGGAGTACATCGAGCCAAGGGTGGAGCTGCTGGTGGACCGGCTCGCCATGGTCTGA
- a CDS encoding DUF397 domain-containing protein, with product MSLKPPTRDSSELEWSKSSYSSNEPGSDCVEIAPTPRTIHVRDSKNTRGPQLAFANSTWAEFLAYATTSTPLA from the coding sequence ATGAGCCTCAAGCCCCCTACCCGGGACAGTTCCGAGCTGGAGTGGTCCAAGAGCAGCTACAGCAGCAACGAGCCCGGCTCCGACTGCGTCGAAATCGCCCCCACCCCCCGCACCATCCACGTACGCGACTCCAAGAACACCCGCGGCCCCCAACTCGCCTTCGCGAACAGCACCTGGGCCGAATTCCTCGCCTACGCGACCACATCCACGCCCCTCGCCTGA
- a CDS encoding ankyrin repeat domain-containing protein: protein MSRRRRKKQTQRLILAAELGRTTEVKALLRAGADPKTPDPDGTTPLYGASVHGTAPIVRALLAAGADPNTESGHGDQGTPLCGAASWGHTDAVRELLAHGADPNLREDHGTGNTPLYWATQGSHQETAAVLRAAGASA from the coding sequence ATGAGCAGACGACGCCGCAAGAAGCAGACGCAACGCCTGATCCTGGCGGCGGAGCTGGGCCGCACCACCGAGGTGAAGGCGCTGCTGCGTGCGGGCGCGGACCCGAAGACCCCCGACCCGGACGGCACGACACCGCTGTACGGCGCTTCCGTCCACGGCACGGCGCCCATCGTCCGGGCACTCCTGGCGGCAGGCGCGGACCCCAACACCGAGAGCGGCCACGGCGACCAGGGAACGCCGCTCTGCGGGGCGGCGAGCTGGGGTCACACCGACGCGGTCCGCGAACTCCTCGCCCACGGCGCCGACCCGAACCTCCGCGAGGACCACGGCACGGGCAACACCCCGCTGTACTGGGCGACGCAGGGGTCGCATCAGGAGACGGCCGCGGTGCTTCGGGCGGCGGGCGCGAGCGCCTAG